In one window of Pseudobdellovibrionaceae bacterium DNA:
- the atpG gene encoding ATP synthase F1 subunit gamma: protein MANLKDIRQRISSVKNTQQITRAMKMVSAAKLRRAQENIQHMRPYAQSILSVIADVAATHRISHPLLSQSSESKRILLVVINSDRGLCGAFNNSVNRYVENWHNKNKGKYDQLDYIFIGKRVADYFKREDLNAVDVMLNLAKDISYVKAAQVAEKLMKAYTGGQYDEIRFIYNEFKSAISQNLVTETLLPVDVSQSTFAEAEHQFATDLIFEPQPEAIIDELLHKHFAVQVYRCMSESVAAEHAARMTAMENATNNAKDMISKLTLTYNKLRQAAITTELIEITSGAEAL from the coding sequence CAACGCATCTCGAGTGTAAAAAACACCCAGCAAATCACTCGGGCTATGAAGATGGTATCGGCTGCTAAATTGAGACGGGCGCAGGAAAATATCCAACACATGCGGCCCTATGCTCAAAGCATATTGTCAGTTATTGCTGACGTGGCAGCCACCCATCGAATCAGCCATCCATTGCTCAGTCAAAGTAGCGAAAGTAAAAGAATACTTTTGGTGGTCATTAATAGCGATAGAGGCTTGTGTGGTGCCTTTAACAACTCAGTGAACCGCTATGTAGAAAACTGGCACAATAAGAATAAGGGTAAATACGACCAACTCGATTACATCTTTATCGGCAAAAGAGTGGCCGATTATTTTAAGAGGGAAGACCTCAACGCTGTGGATGTGATGCTGAATCTTGCAAAAGACATTTCGTATGTGAAAGCGGCACAGGTGGCTGAAAAATTGATGAAAGCCTACACCGGTGGTCAATACGATGAAATTCGATTTATTTACAACGAGTTTAAGTCGGCCATATCGCAGAATTTAGTCACAGAAACGCTTCTGCCTGTAGATGTGAGTCAGTCGACTTTTGCTGAAGCTGAGCATCAGTTTGCCACGGATTTGATTTTTGAACCGCAACCTGAAGCTATCATTGACGAACTGTTGCACAAGCATTTTGCTGTCCAGGTTTATCGGTGCATGAGTGAAAGTGTCGCCGCAGAACATGCCGCTCGAATGACGGCCATGGAGAACGCAACGAATAATGCTAAAGATATGATTTCAAAATTAACTCTGACTTATAACAAATTACGCCAGGCCGCGATCACTACAGAACTAATAGAGATCACGAGTGGTGCAGAGGCACTATAA
- the mfd gene encoding transcription-repair coupling factor — MVDVNGLRLTAHSKLDREFAKRDVAHALLVGTQSWFALAALLSDQQSEVVRSRPNLAVVSLDEDLLKLQEALEFFDPTLQVHILPGFDMDLYSGLYPSAQIIGERMGWLNAAQTARPGQIFLASASSIMQKTLPFKILANHRIFLKKNQTLPNDFSLHLSKLGYRSVPLVEDLGTFSIRGGIIDVFSPAHRYPVRIELFADDVDSLRYFDPDTQRSLEETPTLTIIPPREAIFSDENVQAVAQGFAASVVGRDVDPHEIKDLQRSILQQQYFHGVDFLLPYFYSNLQSPTDHFSEPVNVWLLDSIEVQHQSDSLLGSLKSEFNKPHSIPICVDYQKIFAPFDSIDMPIDSRKISLMKIHIQDGPTQDADLSLIDFRTAGMDEFRKACLGFSHNSSALAEFVGEKIRGWKQESQTVFVTSHTLNQCQRLKHLLETAGFEPEILKDDEHLWQEWQQQQLQQEKLIHIIPRGVAASQRFIEDHLIFLRDDDFFGHKSHRRQYKSQGTLTQRTHALSFGDLKVGDLIVHKLHGVGIYEGLTVMPINGVDAEFIHLSYKDNDKLYLPVYRVGQIQKYSGPGSARLVDKLGGTGWAKAKTKVKAKLRDMAAELLDFYAKRAQVKRPSFSVPDEDYLMFENQFPYEETEDQLKVIDDILGDMTQDTPMDRLVCGDVGFGKTEIAMRAAFKAVQDGRQVAVIAPTTILTFQHLETFKRRFRGWPVTIEALNRFVDRVDIKKTIDNMKLGKVDIVIGTHRLLSKDIGFKDLGLLIIDEEQKFGVKHKERIRQIKTEVDTLALSATPIPRTLNLSLVGIRDLSIINTPPVDRLPTRTFVTKFDKETIKRAVESELDRGGQVFFLHNKVQSIDAIASELREILPSVRMAIAHGQMNEGQLEKTMIKFFNHDLDILVCTTIIESGMDIPRANTMFINDAQQFGLSQLYQLRGRVGRSKDRAYCYLLVPPQKRLDPVAQERLKIIQENTALGSGIRVAQYDLELRGAGDILGGQQSGHINAVGYELYLELLEEAVQEKKGLAPTVDTVEPEINLPIAALIPDGYIPDIRIRLSYYKALAEINDDHDVDGIEDELRDQFGKPPESVINLFGVMLIRKMCRDLGIKDLSAGRNSIALSFTEATPLPTDEVVRLASRENKKYSIAPDSRFKIRMNEITWPRVLEELQYLTKLC, encoded by the coding sequence ATGGTCGACGTCAATGGCTTGAGGCTGACGGCACATTCAAAGTTAGACCGCGAATTTGCGAAGCGGGATGTTGCACATGCACTATTGGTGGGCACACAGTCTTGGTTCGCCTTGGCCGCCCTGCTTTCTGACCAACAATCCGAGGTTGTCCGCTCCCGCCCCAATCTTGCCGTTGTTTCCTTGGACGAAGACTTATTGAAACTGCAGGAAGCTCTGGAGTTTTTTGACCCTACCCTGCAAGTTCACATTTTGCCGGGATTTGATATGGACCTGTATTCGGGTCTGTATCCCAGTGCTCAAATTATTGGCGAACGAATGGGTTGGCTCAACGCCGCCCAAACGGCCCGGCCAGGCCAAATCTTTTTGGCGTCCGCATCGTCAATCATGCAAAAAACGTTGCCCTTTAAAATCTTGGCCAATCATCGGATTTTTTTAAAGAAGAACCAAACCCTGCCTAATGATTTTTCTCTGCATTTGTCGAAATTGGGCTATCGATCTGTGCCGTTGGTCGAAGATCTTGGCACGTTTAGTATTCGCGGTGGTATCATTGATGTTTTTTCACCCGCTCATCGCTACCCCGTTCGAATAGAACTGTTTGCCGATGACGTAGATTCTCTTAGATATTTTGATCCTGATACACAAAGAAGCCTTGAAGAGACTCCGACGTTGACTATCATTCCTCCTCGCGAAGCTATCTTTTCCGATGAAAACGTCCAAGCTGTCGCCCAAGGGTTTGCTGCCAGTGTCGTGGGGCGCGATGTTGACCCACATGAAATAAAAGACCTACAGCGGTCAATCTTGCAACAGCAATATTTTCACGGTGTAGATTTTTTGCTTCCTTATTTTTATTCGAATCTACAAAGCCCTACAGATCATTTTTCAGAACCCGTTAATGTTTGGTTATTAGACTCTATTGAAGTGCAGCACCAAAGTGATAGTCTTTTAGGCTCTCTCAAGTCTGAGTTCAATAAGCCTCACTCTATTCCGATTTGTGTAGACTATCAAAAAATCTTCGCTCCCTTTGATTCCATCGATATGCCTATCGATTCTCGGAAAATTTCCCTAATGAAAATTCACATTCAGGATGGCCCCACCCAGGATGCCGATCTTTCTCTGATTGATTTTCGAACTGCGGGCATGGACGAATTTCGAAAGGCCTGCTTGGGCTTCTCTCATAATTCAAGTGCTCTTGCTGAGTTTGTTGGCGAAAAAATCCGGGGCTGGAAACAAGAATCCCAAACTGTATTTGTCACATCTCATACTCTTAATCAATGCCAGAGACTTAAGCATCTCTTGGAAACTGCCGGCTTTGAACCGGAGATCTTGAAAGACGACGAGCATCTCTGGCAAGAATGGCAGCAACAACAACTTCAACAGGAAAAACTGATTCACATCATCCCTCGCGGAGTCGCCGCCAGTCAGCGGTTTATTGAAGACCACCTTATATTTTTGCGAGACGATGATTTTTTTGGACACAAAAGTCATCGTCGCCAATATAAATCACAAGGCACGCTCACACAACGAACACACGCTCTCAGTTTTGGCGATTTAAAGGTGGGAGACCTGATCGTACATAAACTGCACGGGGTCGGAATTTACGAAGGCCTCACCGTAATGCCCATTAATGGCGTCGACGCTGAGTTTATTCACCTTAGCTACAAAGACAACGATAAGCTCTACTTGCCTGTTTACCGTGTGGGACAAATTCAAAAGTACTCCGGCCCAGGATCTGCTCGGCTCGTAGATAAACTGGGTGGTACTGGCTGGGCCAAAGCCAAAACCAAGGTGAAGGCCAAGCTTCGTGATATGGCAGCAGAGCTATTGGATTTTTACGCCAAGCGTGCACAAGTAAAGCGCCCTTCATTTTCGGTACCCGATGAAGATTATTTGATGTTTGAAAATCAGTTTCCCTATGAAGAAACCGAAGACCAACTTAAGGTCATCGATGACATCCTCGGTGATATGACTCAAGACACCCCCATGGACAGACTTGTTTGCGGGGACGTGGGTTTTGGCAAAACTGAAATTGCGATGCGAGCGGCTTTCAAAGCGGTACAAGATGGACGACAAGTGGCCGTTATTGCGCCGACCACTATTTTAACCTTTCAGCACCTTGAAACTTTTAAGCGCCGCTTCCGGGGTTGGCCGGTTACCATTGAAGCTCTTAATCGGTTTGTCGATCGAGTGGACATAAAAAAGACCATCGACAATATGAAACTTGGCAAAGTTGATATTGTTATTGGAACTCATAGATTGTTGAGTAAAGACATCGGGTTTAAAGACCTTGGCTTACTCATTATAGATGAAGAACAAAAGTTTGGTGTTAAACACAAAGAACGAATCCGTCAGATCAAGACGGAAGTGGATACTTTGGCACTGTCAGCAACACCCATACCTCGCACGCTCAATCTCAGTCTTGTCGGTATTCGCGACTTGAGTATTATCAACACTCCTCCTGTTGATCGGTTACCCACTCGAACATTTGTTACAAAATTCGACAAAGAAACAATTAAGCGTGCCGTAGAAAGTGAGCTTGATCGAGGTGGGCAAGTATTTTTCTTGCACAATAAAGTGCAAAGCATTGATGCCATCGCTTCGGAATTGCGTGAGATACTCCCATCTGTGCGTATGGCTATTGCCCATGGCCAAATGAATGAGGGGCAACTTGAAAAAACAATGATAAAATTTTTCAATCATGACCTCGATATACTCGTATGCACAACCATTATTGAATCGGGGATGGATATTCCCCGAGCCAACACTATGTTTATCAACGACGCTCAACAATTTGGGTTAAGCCAATTGTACCAGCTTCGCGGACGTGTTGGCCGCAGCAAAGATCGAGCCTATTGTTATCTTTTAGTCCCTCCTCAAAAACGCTTGGACCCTGTGGCACAAGAACGCCTTAAAATAATTCAAGAAAATACAGCGTTGGGAAGCGGAATCAGAGTTGCCCAATACGATCTGGAACTAAGAGGCGCAGGGGACATACTGGGCGGACAGCAAAGTGGGCACATTAATGCCGTAGGATATGAGTTGTATTTGGAGCTTCTCGAAGAGGCCGTGCAAGAGAAAAAAGGCCTTGCGCCAACTGTGGATACCGTTGAACCCGAGATTAATTTGCCAATTGCGGCCCTTATTCCAGATGGCTACATTCCAGATATTAGAATTCGACTCTCCTATTACAAAGCATTGGCGGAAATTAACGATGACCACGACGTGGATGGAATTGAAGACGAGTTGCGAGATCAATTTGGCAAACCGCCGGAGTCAGTGATTAATCTGTTTGGTGTCATGTTGATTCGAAAAATGTGCCGAGATTTAGGAATAAAAGATTTAAGTGCTGGAAGAAATTCTATAGCACTGAGCTTCACAGAAGCTACCCCATTGCCTACAGATGAAGTTGTGCGTCTTGCTAGTCGCGAGAATAAAAAATACTCAATAGCTCCCGATAGTCGTTTTAAAATTCGAATGAACGAAATCACTTGGCCAAGAGTATTAGAAGAACTGCAGTACCTCACAAAACTGTGTTGA
- the atpC gene encoding ATP synthase F1 subunit epsilon codes for MFTLTLVTPEKKLITNLEVDEVLVPGFRGELNILPGHAPLMTTLHAGILRYRKKGATDFGKASISWGYCEVNPTGIKVLADTAELPSEIDKHRAEKAFKEAQDRLMMANIPVEEMTRLQRKIQRAQARLELMD; via the coding sequence ATGTTTACATTGACGTTGGTCACGCCAGAAAAAAAATTGATCACGAATTTGGAAGTGGATGAGGTACTTGTTCCAGGCTTTCGAGGCGAACTCAATATTTTGCCTGGGCATGCCCCATTGATGACAACGCTCCATGCGGGAATTTTGCGATACCGAAAAAAGGGTGCTACGGACTTTGGGAAAGCTTCAATAAGTTGGGGCTATTGCGAAGTGAACCCGACGGGAATTAAAGTGTTGGCCGATACGGCTGAGCTGCCATCTGAAATTGATAAGCATCGAGCAGAAAAAGCGTTCAAAGAGGCGCAAGATCGATTGATGATGGCCAATATACCTGTGGAAGAGATGACGCGTCTCCAGCGAAAAATACAACGGGCGCAAGCTCGTTTGGAATTAATGGATTAG
- the atpD gene encoding F0F1 ATP synthase subunit beta, with translation MAQGIVKQVMGPVVDVEFTGGDVPRIFNALKVTNPSISKEEGNLVLEVAQHLGDRVVRTIAMDSTDGLVRGLKVEDTGNMITTPVGNEVLGRIMNVTGQPVDQAGDITAKEYWPIHRLAPKFEDQSTAAEMLMTGIKVVDLLAPYAKGGKIGLFGGAGVGKTVLIQELIRNIATEHGGYSVFAGVGERTREGNDLFREMTESGVIEKTALVFGQMNEPPGARARVALTALTQAEYFRDREGQDVLLFVDNIFRFTQAGAEVSALLGRIPSAVGYQPTLSTEMGTLQERITSTNKGSITSVQAVYVPADDYTDPAPATTFTHLDATTNLDRDIAALGIYPAVHPLTSTSRLLDPQIVGEEHYQTARELQSLLQRYRELQDIIAILGMDELSEDDKLVVARARKAQKFLSQPFFVAEQFTGLPGRYVDIKDTVRGFREIIDGKHDSVPEQAFYLVGTIEEALEKANNL, from the coding sequence ATGGCACAAGGTATAGTAAAACAAGTAATGGGTCCCGTAGTCGACGTGGAATTTACAGGTGGAGATGTTCCGCGAATTTTTAATGCGTTAAAGGTAACAAATCCATCTATTTCTAAGGAAGAAGGCAACTTGGTCTTAGAGGTGGCGCAACACTTAGGTGATCGAGTTGTACGCACGATCGCAATGGACTCCACAGATGGTTTAGTCAGAGGCTTGAAAGTGGAAGACACAGGAAACATGATCACAACTCCTGTGGGAAATGAAGTGCTTGGTCGGATTATGAACGTCACTGGACAGCCAGTGGATCAAGCGGGTGATATTACAGCTAAAGAATATTGGCCCATTCATAGATTGGCCCCCAAATTCGAAGATCAATCCACCGCTGCTGAAATGTTGATGACTGGAATTAAAGTGGTAGACCTTCTCGCCCCTTACGCTAAGGGTGGTAAAATTGGTTTATTCGGTGGTGCGGGTGTTGGTAAGACGGTTTTAATTCAAGAATTAATTCGGAACATTGCTACAGAACACGGTGGTTATTCCGTTTTTGCGGGTGTTGGAGAAAGAACCCGTGAAGGAAATGACCTGTTTCGCGAAATGACCGAATCGGGAGTTATTGAGAAAACAGCACTTGTGTTCGGACAAATGAACGAGCCACCTGGAGCCCGGGCGCGAGTGGCATTGACGGCCTTGACTCAAGCAGAATACTTCCGCGACCGAGAAGGACAAGACGTTCTTTTGTTCGTTGATAATATTTTCCGATTTACGCAAGCCGGTGCCGAGGTATCGGCTCTCTTGGGTCGGATTCCATCTGCCGTGGGATATCAGCCTACGCTTTCGACAGAAATGGGTACTTTGCAGGAGAGAATTACTTCCACAAACAAAGGGTCTATTACGTCAGTTCAGGCTGTTTACGTTCCTGCGGATGACTATACAGATCCAGCGCCGGCTACCACATTCACTCACTTGGATGCGACGACAAACCTCGACCGGGACATCGCTGCCTTAGGTATTTATCCAGCGGTGCATCCATTGACTTCAACATCACGTCTTCTTGATCCCCAGATTGTGGGTGAGGAGCATTACCAAACGGCTCGAGAACTTCAGTCTCTTCTTCAAAGATATCGAGAACTTCAAGATATTATTGCGATCTTGGGTATGGACGAGTTGAGTGAAGACGACAAACTAGTAGTTGCACGAGCCAGAAAAGCTCAGAAGTTCTTGTCGCAGCCGTTCTTTGTGGCGGAGCAATTTACCGGACTACCAGGTCGATATGTGGACATCAAAGATACGGTAAGAGGCTTCAGAGAAATTATTGATGGTAAACATGATAGCGTTCCTGAACAAGCCTTCTACTTGGTAGGTACGATTGAAGAAGCGTTAGAAAAGGCGAATAACCTATAA
- the ndhC gene encoding NADH-quinone oxidoreductase subunit A, which produces MISLVPIIVLTVIVTAFGILLVTVAAKLGPKLKQSKVQLSSYECGIEEQLSGHSKMPVKFYLTAILFILFDIEIIFMYPWAVTYGDFIAEGHGVYVFGAMAVFLLIFIFGLFWEIKSKALEWE; this is translated from the coding sequence ATGATTTCATTGGTCCCCATAATAGTATTAACGGTCATAGTTACGGCATTTGGAATTTTGCTCGTCACTGTAGCAGCTAAGCTCGGCCCGAAATTGAAGCAATCAAAAGTTCAACTTTCATCCTATGAGTGTGGCATTGAAGAGCAACTTAGTGGCCATTCGAAAATGCCAGTGAAATTTTATCTAACAGCCATTTTATTTATTCTTTTCGATATCGAGATTATTTTTATGTATCCGTGGGCCGTAACCTATGGCGATTTTATTGCTGAGGGGCACGGCGTTTATGTTTTTGGGGCGATGGCGGTGTTTTTATTGATATTTATTTTTGGTCTCTTTTGGGAGATCAAGTCTAAAGCCTTAGAGTGGGAATAA
- a CDS encoding NADH-quinone oxidoreductase subunit H — MGGDLFEISVNVIKLVAIFLLMVQLVPLLVWVERRGSAFIQNRLGPNRVGPLGLMQLLADAVKFLFKEEFVPGKGRQLIFYAAPVIALVPGALAFSAIPLAPAVEWGEYRFPIQGFEIGIGIVFVLGASSLAAYGLLMAGWGSTNKYSLLGALRASAQVISYELALGLSLVGVLLIYNTFDFSEMIALQAGPLAFEFMSKQIVISWLPNWGIFYQPLGAILFFAATFAETNRLPFDLPEAEAELVAGYHTEYGGLKMLMFYIGEYGHMLVSAALMATLYFGGYQIPGVAPQQVVDYLAMNGWSPDAASALSALFHHLVLLVKVLFFLWVFIWVRWTLPRFRYDQLMDLGWKSMLPWALFNTVLTAVVVLVARSF, encoded by the coding sequence ATGGGTGGCGATTTATTTGAGATTTCAGTGAATGTGATCAAGCTCGTGGCCATCTTTTTGTTGATGGTTCAGTTGGTGCCGTTGCTAGTGTGGGTGGAGCGCCGTGGATCGGCGTTTATTCAAAACCGGTTGGGGCCGAACCGCGTTGGGCCTTTGGGTTTAATGCAGTTGTTGGCAGATGCCGTTAAGTTTTTATTTAAAGAAGAGTTTGTTCCCGGAAAGGGCAGACAACTCATTTTTTACGCCGCACCCGTTATTGCCTTGGTACCGGGGGCATTGGCATTTTCGGCAATCCCTTTAGCTCCAGCTGTTGAGTGGGGGGAATACCGATTTCCCATTCAAGGATTTGAAATCGGCATTGGAATTGTTTTTGTTTTAGGGGCGTCGTCCTTGGCGGCTTATGGACTGCTCATGGCGGGTTGGGGATCTACCAACAAATATTCTTTGCTCGGAGCATTGCGAGCTTCTGCTCAAGTTATCAGCTATGAGTTGGCCTTGGGACTTTCTTTGGTGGGTGTGCTCCTTATTTATAACACATTTGATTTTTCAGAAATGATTGCGTTGCAGGCGGGTCCTCTCGCGTTTGAATTTATGTCAAAGCAAATCGTGATTAGTTGGTTGCCCAACTGGGGGATTTTCTATCAACCCTTGGGTGCCATATTATTTTTTGCCGCCACATTTGCAGAGACCAATCGTTTGCCATTTGATTTACCGGAGGCTGAAGCGGAGCTAGTGGCCGGCTACCATACCGAGTACGGCGGCCTTAAAATGTTGATGTTTTATATAGGCGAGTATGGACATATGCTTGTCTCGGCCGCATTGATGGCCACCCTTTATTTTGGTGGTTACCAAATTCCTGGTGTGGCGCCACAGCAAGTTGTGGACTATTTGGCAATGAATGGCTGGAGCCCAGATGCCGCTTCAGCCCTCAGCGCTTTGTTCCATCATTTGGTGTTATTGGTGAAGGTGCTGTTTTTTCTTTGGGTGTTTATTTGGGTGCGTTGGACACTGCCACGGTTTAGATATGACCAATTGATGGATCTTGGCTGGAAGAGCATGTTGCCGTGGGCACTTTTTAATACGGTGCTGACGGCCGTGGTCGTTCTTGTGGCGCGTTCTTTCTAA
- the nagZ gene encoding beta-N-acetylhexosaminidase — translation MSLEQKVGQLFIFGYAGSTMSRTFSNKFRSYKPGGIIAFKRNIKTPEQIASLNFDLQKLSIDTTGLPAFIMVDQEGGTVTRIKSRPAPPSALAMGEADNPELTQKVGLLTGKILDTLGFNMNLAPVVDLSDPFINNFIGNRAFGPDPQAVKVMGENFARGLQASGIIPTLKHFPGHGGIVQDSHHTMPKKLIGLEELEKSDLVPFAHLANTKLPSAIMVAHVAFPNIDPSGLPATYSKVLVEQTLRGKMGYEGLIITDDIEMTGAEKIQSVGERAIAAIEAGCDMIMVAWQPRHQKAAVSAVVDAVKAGRLPMARIDQSVRRIVALKMGLSDKKLPDRINPKQLKIEMNRYLSDLKLVTNEISVANMEKSLRGYSFYENSIDSLVPLVVMSADYQFYTSIKKSIPNPVEFVALKRGQKNRLESLLNKKPQSLGIFYVTGVGTARILKNLDPEIKNRIFVINSYHPAVVENTRHYRAVININTRNYSTGQWIANYLIENDRLPAEQKKKVRKISYKKPLAAD, via the coding sequence ATGTCCTTAGAACAAAAAGTGGGACAACTCTTTATTTTTGGTTATGCCGGGTCCACAATGTCCCGAACGTTCAGCAACAAATTCAGATCCTATAAACCAGGCGGAATTATAGCTTTTAAGCGGAACATTAAGACTCCTGAACAAATCGCATCTCTAAATTTTGACTTGCAGAAGCTCTCCATAGACACCACTGGCCTTCCCGCTTTTATTATGGTCGATCAAGAAGGTGGCACAGTCACTCGCATTAAATCACGTCCAGCTCCGCCCAGCGCGCTGGCTATGGGTGAAGCTGACAACCCTGAACTAACGCAGAAAGTGGGCCTGCTCACCGGCAAAATCCTCGACACTTTGGGCTTTAATATGAATCTAGCCCCTGTTGTTGATCTATCAGATCCTTTTATCAACAATTTCATTGGCAACCGTGCATTTGGTCCCGACCCACAGGCGGTGAAGGTCATGGGCGAAAATTTTGCTCGCGGGCTGCAGGCCTCAGGTATTATACCCACCCTTAAACATTTTCCTGGTCACGGGGGCATCGTTCAGGACAGTCACCATACTATGCCTAAAAAACTCATTGGACTGGAAGAGCTAGAAAAATCGGACCTCGTACCCTTTGCTCACTTAGCCAATACAAAATTGCCTTCAGCAATAATGGTTGCTCACGTGGCTTTTCCTAACATTGACCCTTCTGGTCTGCCAGCCACCTATTCCAAAGTGCTAGTAGAACAAACGCTAAGGGGAAAGATGGGCTATGAAGGCCTGATCATCACTGACGATATTGAAATGACCGGGGCAGAAAAAATTCAGAGTGTTGGCGAGCGCGCTATTGCTGCCATTGAAGCCGGATGCGACATGATTATGGTGGCATGGCAGCCACGGCATCAAAAGGCGGCTGTGTCTGCTGTGGTAGATGCCGTAAAGGCTGGGCGCCTACCCATGGCCCGAATTGATCAGAGTGTTCGGCGAATAGTGGCCTTAAAAATGGGCCTGTCCGACAAAAAGCTTCCCGACCGCATCAATCCTAAGCAGCTGAAAATCGAAATGAATCGCTACCTCTCTGATTTAAAGTTAGTTACCAACGAAATCTCTGTGGCAAATATGGAGAAGTCTCTACGAGGTTATTCCTTCTACGAAAATAGTATCGATTCGTTGGTGCCACTTGTTGTGATGTCTGCGGATTACCAATTTTACACGTCTATTAAAAAATCAATTCCAAACCCAGTAGAATTCGTAGCCTTAAAAAGAGGGCAAAAAAACCGATTAGAATCTCTTTTAAACAAAAAACCACAAAGTCTTGGCATTTTTTACGTGACGGGAGTGGGAACAGCTCGGATCCTAAAAAATCTTGATCCTGAAATTAAAAACCGCATTTTCGTGATCAACTCATACCATCCAGCGGTGGTGGAAAACACCCGGCACTATCGTGCCGTGATAAATATAAATACTCGAAATTATAGCACGGGCCAATGGATTGCCAATTATCTGATCGAAAACGACCGATTGCCGGCGGAACAGAAAAAAAAAGTCCGAAAGATCAGCTATAAAAAACCATTAGCTGCCGACTAA